The Populus nigra chromosome 4, ddPopNigr1.1, whole genome shotgun sequence genome contains the following window.
CGGTTCACCGTAAGAGATGACCCGCGCCACAGGCTAGTTACACCTTCCTGCTTCGACATTCTCGTGATGGCGTCAATCACGCTTTTATAGTTCCGCCTTTGGGACACGGGTAAACGTCCGTCAGCTTGCATTCTAACCATTGCCACGTCAGCTGGATTGCCAACAGCCGCTCCGATCCCCCCGGCGACCAAACCAGCGGTTATTTTGCTCAACAACGGCATGTTTCCTGTCTCCGGATTGGTCCATTTCTGCTTCAAAACATCGTAGAGTCCCATACGGGTAGTGGAGTAGAGAGTCTGGCGGAGGACGGTGGCGGAGACGCCGGAGTAGAGAGCCGCGACGCCTTCTGACCGGATGATGCGGACGCCGACAGAAATTGGCCCCACACGCGTTGGTGGGGGAGGGACATGGATGGAATTATGAGGGATCGCGGCGGAGTTAAGGGCATAGGCAGGGCGGAGATTGTGAGCCTGTGGGTTGGGTAAGTTTTCGCCTTGGAGCTGCATACGGACCTTGATTAGATCCATAGGGTGAGTGGAGCACCCGGCAACAATCGATGCAATACCTCCCTCAACAAAACCCTTCACACCCATGATATGATTTGATTAGTTTGATAGATTAAAGGTTTTTCCCGTTACCAGTTGGGTTTCAGGTTGCTGGAGATGTGGAAATGGGAATGGAGGCtaaaagcaaaagaagaagaatgggggaCGTTTCGTCTTTGAGACATATGCCAGGTAAAAAATAGGGCAAACAaaataggaaagaaaaaaaaggatggttTCAAGGGCAGGAGAGTAAAGGAGTATTTATAGGGTGGTGCAGGAGGAGAGAATAGGAAAGTTGTAAAGAAATTCGATGCTTTGGCCTTTGGCCTGGAATGGTGCGTATGGGAAGTGGGAACTATAAGAATAGAATACGCGGTTTGGTGGGGTTGGAAAgtctaattttatttgttttttatttaaacacaCTCCATCTCATTGCCAAACACGTCCCAACAAATGGCACTCCAGGTTTACGAGGGGGAGGCGGAACTGAGCTCAGCTTCTTCACTGCCCTGGCCTGacttttcgttttttttaaaaaaaaaacaattattgtcATTTGACTCATATTTTCCTTTCATCCTACCTTCTAGGAGAGAGCTAGCTAGCACAcctttccatatttttttaatgttatttatgGTATTTACACCATGAGGACGGTTTATAGTTTTTGAAGAAGATGTTtggaaatgataattttttaaattatttttttattttaaaatatattaaaaaatgtgttttttatattaacatataaaaaaattttaaataattaattttaaataaaaaaatatttaaaaaacacgatTTAAAACACATTCCTCCGCTGTCCTTTGCAGCAACAACCTAGAAAAGGATTCACGATTGTGCCTAAACAGCCCATTACCACTGGCTAAATTCAGTTTGTATGTCAGCTATGAATTACACTGGCAGCGATCAATATGGGATCTGTGTCCTAAATTTCAGGCTGTggttatttgtgttttattctTAAGGTGTAAAAAAGAGTTGACGTtttgtctttcttctttttaccaTGAGATGACAaaggaaaatattgtttttcattattttgacaaattaataataatatggaCGATTGTTTtgacaaattaataataatatggaCGATGGTTATAAAATGTTGATGGCGACGAGGAAGTGATAAATAGGTGGTGCCAGCTGTAAAAGCAGCAG
Protein-coding sequences here:
- the LOC133691502 gene encoding mitochondrial uncoupling protein 5 is translated as MGVKGFVEGGIASIVAGCSTHPMDLIKVRMQLQGENLPNPQAHNLRPAYALNSAAIPHNSIHVPPPPTRVGPISVGVRIIRSEGVAALYSGVSATVLRQTLYSTTRMGLYDVLKQKWTNPETGNMPLLSKITAGLVAGGIGAAVGNPADVAMVRMQADGRLPVSQRRNYKSVIDAITRMSKQEGVTSLWRGSSLTVNRAMIVTASQLASYDQIKEMILGNGVMGDGLGTHVTASFAAGFVAAVASNPVDVIKTRVMNMKVEPGQAAPYRGAIDCAMKTVKAEGVMSLYKGFIPTISRQGPFTVVLFVTLEQVRKLLKEF